ACCCTTTATATTACACCAGCCACGCCATTCATGCATGCAGTGATCGATCGAGTGGCTAGTGACTCTTCTTGAAACTAAACTGGCTATGGGCAGTACCGGTAGCCCCTACTCGGTAGCCGCTCTACCAACAAGCGGCCGGCCACTCCCGATACGCACGCCAAGATCAGCGACGGCGTCTGATGATTCCGCGGCGGAGGAGCCCGTGAGCCCGACTGCAATACTCATGGACGCTATATACATCGTGGTTACAATCGGGCTTGGCTGCCCCGTAAACCTCCCCGTCCTCAGGGCCGGCCTCGCCACCCAACTTGCGCGTTACCCGCGCTTCCGCAGCATTCAGGTACACATACATACAATACACTCTTACCATTTGATTGAAACCTATGCTTAGCAACACTAGCTAGGTTTAACCCGTGAGCGCgcgcttgcatgcatgcatgcacggcaGGTGACCGACGGGTGCAAGAACCCACGGTGGGAGCGCACGGCGGTGAACGTGGACGACCACATGATCGTCCCGACGCTGGACCCCGTCGCCGTGGAGGCCGACCCGGACCAGGCCGTGGACGACTACGTGGCCTCGCTGCCCGAGCTCCCCATGGACCGCTCCCGCCCGCTCTGGGAGTTCCACTTCCTCGACTTCCCAACCTCCGATGCCACCTCCACCGTGGTGATCCGCGTGCACCACTCCCTCGGCGACGGGACGTCGCTGATTATGCTCCTTCTGGCGTCCGCGCGCAGTGCCTCCGACCCGACACGCCTGCCGACCATGCGGGAGTTGACGGTGCGCACGGGCGCCATCTACAAGCCGTGGCGCCGGCAGccaccgtcggcgggcgccctggcGGCATCCGCGGCATGGGTCTTTTCCTATCTTGTGCTCGCGTGGAATACCGTCGTGGacgtcgcctccttcgcggcgacggctgcgttcttGGGAGACCCACACACTCTGTTCAGACGTGCGGATCACGATGTTGCGTTCATCTCCCCCAGGCGCTTCGTGCGCCGGAGCCTTAgcttggacgacgtcaggttcatcAAGAATGCCATGAACTGCGTAAGTAACTAAGTATATGCATGATCTAGCAATCTACCTACCAGTTTGATCGTATAAGGACAGCTCTAGCGGATCCCCTAAATTTAAGAGCAGTAAACGGCCAAGTAAACCTTATTGAAGTATTTTTACTTCTCTAATTTTTTATCGTTTCTAGCCAATTCCTAAATTTAGCGGAgtaaaaaaatcacaaattatTCCAATTCTTGTTtacctaatactccctccgttccaaaatagatgactcaactttatactaactccaaagttagtacaaagttgagtcatctattttggaacggagggagtacattgcaaCTACATATTAGCACACATATAAAACCCAAACATAATAAATAAGTTCCACACAATTCATTGCAAATTGATAGTTTGCAAATCAAATTATTCAAATTCAAACACACCACATGGTTCAAATGAAGTAAATATCATGATAAAAGAACAAAAACGAAGTGCTATGGAGATGCCAACTACAATTTTGAAGTCATCATCATGTTCTTCCTCCTCGGATGACGATGAGTCCCCAAAGATCACCTCTCTTACCATCGTCATCTTTAATTCAAACGATCTGGTTCAATTTAGTTGGACAAAACAAAACAAGACACCCCCCNNNNNNNNNNNNNNNNNNNNNNNNNNNNNNNNNNNNNNNNNNNNNNNNNNNNNNNNNNNNNNNNNNNNNNNNNNNNNNNNNNNNNNNNNNNNNNNNNNNNNNNNNNNNNNNNNNNNNNNNNNNNNNNNNNNNNNNNNNNNNNNNNNNNNNNNNNNNNNNNNNNNNNNNNNNNNNNNNNNNNNNNNNNNNNNNNNNNNNNNNNNNNNNNNNNNNNNNNNNNNNNNNNNNNNNNNNNNNNNNNNNNNNNNNNNNNNNNNNNNNNNNNNNNNNNNNNNNNNNNNNNNNNNNNNNNNNNNNNNNNNNNNNNNNNNNNNNNNNNNNNNNNNNNNNNNNNNNNNNNNNNNNNNNNNNNNNNNNNNNNNNNNNNNNNNNNNN
This genomic stretch from Triticum dicoccoides isolate Atlit2015 ecotype Zavitan unplaced genomic scaffold, WEW_v2.0 scaffold27546, whole genome shotgun sequence harbors:
- the LOC119345742 gene encoding O-acyltransferase WSD1-like isoform X1 produces the protein MGSTGSPYSVAALPTSGRPLPIRTPRSATASDDSAAEEPVSPTAILMDAIYIVVTIGLGCPVNLPVLRAGLATQLARYPRFRSIQVTDGCKNPRWERTAVNVDDHMIVPTLDPVAVEADPDQAVDDYVASLPELPMDRSRPLWEFHFLDFPTSDATSTVVIRVHHSLGDGTSLIMLLLASARSASDPTRLPTMRELTVRTGAIYKPWRRQPPSAGALAASAAWVFSYLVLAWNTVVDVASFAATAAFLGDPHTLFRRADHDVAFISPRRFVRRSLSLDDVRFIKNAMNCTVNDVLVGATSAALSQYYFRKSGYSKTGKLCLRSILFVNTRPTTSLQAYVNMIESGKVDDVAWGNQLGYILLPFHLAMHDDPLAYVCKAMNTVDRKKSSLEVIFTYKMTEIFLKMLGLKQAGAFIFKRMFANTTISFSNMAGPTEQIEFYGHPVDFLAPSVYGIPQALVVHYQSYNNTLKVILSVDEEVFPDYTELLDDFVKSFARIREAASRLSTSIKKE
- the LOC119345742 gene encoding O-acyltransferase WSD1-like isoform X2; this encodes MGSTGSPYSVAALPTSGRPLPIRTPRSATASDDSAAEEPVSPTAILMDAIYIVVTIGLGCPVNLPVLRAGLATQLARYPRFRSIQVTDGCKNPRWERTAVNVDDHMIVPTLDPVAVEADPDQAVDDYVASLPELPMDRSRPLWEFHFLDFPTSDATSTVVIRVHHSLGDGTSLIMLLLASARSASDPTRLPTMRELTVRTGAIYKPWRRQPPSAGALAASAAWVFSYLVLAWNTVVDVASFAATAAFLGDPHTLFRRADHDVAFISPRRFVRRSLSLDDVRFIKNAMNCTVNDVLVGATSAALSQYYFRKSGYSKTGKLCLRSILFVNTRPTTSLQAYVNMIESGKVDDVAWGNQLGYILLPFHLAMHDDPLAYVCKAMNTVDRKKSSLEVIFTYKMTEIFLKMLGLKAGAFIFKRMFANTTISFSNMAGPTEQIEFYGHPVDFLAPSVYGIPQALVVHYQSYNNTLKVILSVDEEVFPDYTELLDDFVKSFARIREAASRLSTSIKKE